Proteins encoded within one genomic window of uncultured Draconibacterium sp.:
- a CDS encoding sugar-binding domain-containing protein yields MVKNFIYILLFFVLSSCSSETTKTIDLRGKWQFRIDTLDNGIREEWFSQDFFEHINLPGSMVENGKGFDITLNTKWTGGIQNPEWYKDPNYAPYFDADNIRFPFWLQPLKKYTGVAWYQKLVTIPEEFIGKPLFLSLERPHWQSAVWINGEKVGAQNSLGTPHVFQIDGFVKVGENKISIQIDNRTDKIDVGINSHSITDHTQTNWNGIVGGLELQVRNDIFFSQVDVFPDVHSRSIEVKCKVVNSTSEEEEISIPVFAQLKNSEVEAAQEVYNFKVTPGQNEIKMHYALGNDALLWDEFHPNVYQLSLQLKSTSGTDEVTEDFGLRDFKAEGSQFAINGRPVFLRGTLDCAAFPKTGYPPTGPDYWKKIYKQVKAHGLNHVRFHSWCPPEAAFEVADEMGVYLQVECGSWANQSTELGSGFPVDEYVWEESKRIVKEYGNHPSFVMMTYGNEPGGAEYTAYLTKFVNYWKKEDARRQYTSAAGWPVIDANQYHNIPGPRVQGWAEELRSIINAEAPKANYDWLKKLPGDGKPVVSHEIGQWCVYPNFKEIEKYTGVLKAKNFELFRESLTAHHMGELADSFLMASGKLQALCYKADIEAALRTPGFAGFQLLGLYDFPGQGTALVGVLDAFWEEKGYISPKEFKAFCNTTVPLARLNKRIFTEGETMTAKIEVAHFGAAPLKGVNPAWKITENNEIVAEGTLGQRDIEIGNAISLGEVVYEFQQKNAPRKLTLTVSIGEFANAWDIWVYPKNEEIKSNEVKVVETLNNSTIDYLQNGGKVLLSLGKGKVSPDMGGKVGVGFSSIFWNTAWTNQQKPHTLGILCNPDHPALKYFPTEYHSNWQWWDAMSHADAVQLDSFQVELKPIVRIIDDWVSNRRLALLFEAKVGEGSLIISGADLVNNIDDRPEAGQLKTSVISYMESLDFHPTEELRLSQVQSILK; encoded by the coding sequence ATGGTGAAGAATTTTATCTACATATTACTGTTTTTTGTGCTGAGCTCATGTAGCTCAGAAACTACAAAAACCATTGATTTAAGAGGGAAGTGGCAGTTTCGAATAGATACGCTGGATAATGGAATTCGTGAAGAGTGGTTTTCTCAGGATTTTTTCGAGCATATAAATCTTCCCGGTTCGATGGTTGAAAATGGAAAAGGTTTCGACATTACACTCAATACAAAATGGACTGGCGGAATTCAAAATCCGGAATGGTATAAAGATCCTAATTATGCACCATATTTCGATGCTGATAATATCCGGTTTCCTTTCTGGCTGCAGCCCTTAAAAAAGTATACCGGCGTAGCATGGTACCAGAAACTGGTTACTATTCCTGAAGAGTTTATCGGAAAGCCACTTTTTCTGAGCCTCGAACGTCCGCACTGGCAGTCGGCTGTTTGGATAAATGGCGAAAAAGTTGGCGCTCAAAACAGTTTGGGTACGCCGCATGTATTTCAAATTGATGGCTTTGTGAAGGTGGGCGAGAATAAAATCAGTATTCAAATTGATAACCGGACGGATAAAATTGATGTTGGTATAAACTCGCACAGTATTACAGATCATACACAAACGAATTGGAATGGAATTGTTGGAGGATTAGAACTTCAGGTTCGTAACGATATCTTTTTCAGTCAGGTTGATGTATTTCCTGATGTGCATTCCCGAAGCATTGAAGTGAAGTGTAAGGTCGTTAATTCTACCTCAGAGGAGGAAGAAATTAGTATCCCTGTTTTTGCTCAACTAAAAAATAGCGAAGTAGAGGCAGCACAAGAAGTATATAATTTTAAAGTAACTCCCGGCCAAAATGAGATTAAAATGCATTATGCTTTGGGAAATGACGCATTGTTGTGGGATGAATTTCATCCGAATGTTTATCAACTTTCACTTCAGTTAAAATCGACATCGGGAACTGATGAAGTTACAGAAGATTTTGGGCTGCGTGATTTTAAAGCAGAAGGATCTCAGTTTGCAATAAATGGAAGGCCCGTATTTTTGAGAGGGACACTCGATTGTGCTGCTTTCCCAAAAACAGGCTATCCGCCAACAGGCCCCGATTACTGGAAGAAAATTTATAAGCAAGTAAAGGCGCACGGTTTAAACCATGTTCGTTTTCATTCGTGGTGCCCGCCTGAAGCTGCTTTTGAAGTGGCCGACGAAATGGGTGTTTATCTACAGGTTGAGTGCGGTTCGTGGGCGAATCAGAGTACCGAACTTGGTAGTGGTTTCCCGGTTGATGAATATGTTTGGGAAGAAAGTAAACGCATTGTAAAAGAATATGGCAATCATCCGTCGTTTGTAATGATGACCTATGGAAACGAGCCCGGTGGAGCGGAATACACAGCTTATTTAACCAAATTTGTAAATTATTGGAAAAAGGAAGATGCACGCAGACAATATACCAGTGCTGCAGGCTGGCCGGTAATTGATGCCAATCAATATCACAATATTCCTGGCCCACGTGTACAGGGTTGGGCTGAAGAACTGCGAAGTATTATAAATGCTGAAGCTCCTAAAGCAAATTACGACTGGTTGAAGAAATTGCCCGGAGACGGCAAACCTGTTGTAAGTCACGAGATTGGGCAATGGTGTGTTTATCCGAATTTCAAAGAAATTGAAAAATATACAGGCGTACTGAAAGCGAAAAATTTTGAGCTATTCCGCGAGAGCTTAACTGCCCATCATATGGGTGAACTGGCAGATAGCTTTCTGATGGCTTCGGGAAAACTGCAGGCGCTTTGTTACAAAGCTGACATTGAAGCCGCTTTGCGGACTCCCGGTTTTGCCGGATTTCAGTTGCTTGGTTTATACGATTTCCCGGGGCAGGGTACTGCTCTTGTTGGTGTGCTCGACGCATTTTGGGAAGAAAAAGGCTATATCTCGCCCAAAGAGTTTAAGGCTTTCTGTAACACAACTGTTCCGCTGGCACGATTGAATAAACGCATTTTTACAGAAGGCGAAACCATGACCGCCAAAATTGAAGTGGCACACTTTGGTGCAGCTCCGTTGAAAGGTGTAAATCCTGCCTGGAAGATTACCGAAAACAATGAAATTGTCGCAGAAGGAACGCTCGGACAACGCGATATTGAAATTGGAAATGCTATTTCATTGGGTGAAGTTGTTTACGAATTTCAACAAAAAAATGCACCTCGAAAACTTACTTTAACCGTATCGATCGGTGAATTTGCAAACGCCTGGGATATTTGGGTATATCCTAAAAACGAAGAAATTAAAAGTAATGAAGTTAAGGTGGTTGAAACCTTAAATAACAGCACTATTGACTACCTGCAAAATGGCGGCAAAGTTTTGCTAAGTCTTGGAAAGGGGAAAGTTTCTCCGGACATGGGAGGAAAGGTAGGAGTTGGTTTTTCAAGCATTTTTTGGAATACCGCCTGGACGAATCAACAGAAACCTCATACGCTGGGTATTTTGTGTAATCCTGATCATCCCGCGCTTAAATATTTCCCTACTGAATACCACTCAAACTGGCAATGGTGGGATGCCATGAGTCATGCCGATGCAGTGCAACTTGATTCGTTTCAGGTAGAACTAAAACCCATTGTTCGCATTATCGACGATTGGGTGAGCAATCGCAGGCTGGCCTTGCTTTTCGAGGCAAAAGTTGGCGAAGGAAGCCTAATTATCAGTGGTGCTGATTTAGTAAATAATATTGACGATAGACCGGAAGCCGGTCAGCTTAAAACGAGTGTTATCTCATATATGGAAAGCTTGGATTTTCATCCAACTGAAGAGCTCCGTTTATCACAAGTTCAATCGATTTTAAAATAG